The Lytechinus pictus isolate F3 Inbred chromosome 17, Lp3.0, whole genome shotgun sequence genome contains a region encoding:
- the LOC129279769 gene encoding mucin-2-like — MDFHILFWTQLMLLASRGSGIVGQSPGDVRLVDGSSSLEGRIEVYYNGVWGTICDIGWDSTDANVICKQLGFQISMGTNIPRFGQGPFTQRVWLMNVQCESSDESLYDCVTNDQWGQASACPHSKDVGVRCSGLNVGIAPNYQGCYRFEDALLSTTAISFQLNTIETCLEHCSRDSMFAGLYGTACTCGDQIQQPAQSVDNTMCKMPCPGNSAQLCGDDETNSEFVSIYSVSIGDDYLASPWFPGDYVMSSSSEPANLVSRINVTASSGGILIQVLALDLAPGDTLTVEVGGMTFTPTEPGDTVLSGLSTTPTTMTATLMRAANSPGASGYLITSAEPPSTTTTPNPSTMAAMPTSQTTDTAPTNPSVVTTPSIAPTATTPAATNQGTDETTPVTSVTQPPGTTSPVVPVSTTSSTDAPTANISTCDHPVVEGGRIMESDLSPYQVGQGVVLDCDAGLNPVENTTLQCQSDGTWSPLPTCTSTGLEVWMIVVIAVVIALCLVILIIIFLILAVAFGKREKRYGVREDDDVRAITHLQTPIDNDYTSRPPLIPITESSAAGPSRQGTNISTASTLGIPPPPPAPAPPPPTQSNAMQQTEPDIQPPPSEPAPGPPSPTESYPPRDYPGAGRPSSVVSNGVSNGHVGNLGNEERQAVEQLINAVRAYDDSPGVGMYGSVPPRNLRSGSSLSVISNPGRVTDGRSSPRYSGNLRSVQFDPHRP; from the exons ATGGATTTTCATATTCTATTCTGGACTCAACTCATGCTGCTTGCTTCTAGAGGATCAGGAATAGTAGGACAATCGCCAg gtGACGTGAGACTGGTTGATGGCAGCTCTTCTCTAGAAGGAAGAATAGAAGTATATTATAATGGTGTTTGGGGGACGATATGTGACATCGGATGGGATAGCACGGACGCTAATGTTATCTGCAAACAATTAG GTTTTCAGATTTCCATGGGAACGAATATCCCAAGATTCGGCCAAGGCCCGTTCACACAGAGGGTCTGGTTAATGAATGTCCAATGCGAATCATCAGATGAAAGTCTTTACGATTGTGTTACCAATGACCAGTGGGGACAAGCTTCAGCATGCCCTCATAGTAAAGATGTGGGTGTTAGATGCTCAG GTTTAAACGTTGGGATTGCACCAAATTATCAAGGATGTTACCGTTTCGAAGATGCACTTTTATCAACGACAGCAATTTCTTTTCAGTTAAACACGATTGAAACATGTTTAGAACACTGTTCAAGGGATTCCATGTTTGCTGGTCTATATGGAACAGCATGTACCTGTGGGGATCAGATCCAACAACCTGCCCAGTCTGTTGATAACACCATGTGCAAAATGCCATGTCCGGGTAATTCTGCTCAGCTTTGCGGTGATGACGAGACTAATAGTGAATTTGTGTCTATTTATTCTG TATCTATTGGAGATGACTACCTAGCATCGCCATGGTTTCCCGGTGATTACGTCATGTCTAGTTCATCCGAACCAGCCAACCTCGTCTCCAGAATCAATGTGACTGCATCATCAGGAGGAATCCTGATTCAGGTCCTCGCTCTAGATCTCGCACCAGGAGACACACTGACTGTGGAGGTTGGAGGTATGACCTTTACCCCTACAGAACCAGGTGACACTGTGCTGTCCGGGTTATCAACCACACCAACAACTATGACTGCGACGTTGATGAGGGCTGCGAACTCGCCTGGGGCATCGGGGTACCTTATCACCTCCGCCG AACCTCCTTCAACAACAACGACTCCGAATCCTTCAACTATGGCCGCGATGCCCACTTCTCAGACCACTGATACAGCTCCAACTAATCCGTCAGTTGTGACCACACCGTCTATAGCACCAACTGCTACAACACCTGCAGCAACCAATCAAGGAACGGATGAGACTACGCCAGTGACATCAGTCACCCAACCCCCTGGGACTACATCTCCTGTTGTCCCTGTATCTACGACTTCAAGCACCGACGCTCCAACTGCAAATATCT CCACTTGTGACCATCCAGTCGTAGAGGGAGGGCGCATCATGGAATCAGACCTGAGTCCTTACCAAGTTGGTCAGGGTGTAGTCCTTGACTGTGATGCAGGTCTGAACCCTGTTGAGAATACAACTCTTCAGTGCCAATCCGACGGGACATGGTCTCCATTACCAACCTGTACTTCAACCGGTCTGGAAGTCTGGATGATTGTTG TGATTGCGGTGGTGATCGCCCTCTGTCTCGTTATCCTGatcatcatcttcctcatcCTCGCAGTTGCGTTCggaaagagggaaaaaagataTGGCGT ACGCGAGGACGATGATGTTCGTGCAATCACCCACTTACAAACTCCAATAGACAACGATTACACGAGTAGACCTCCCCTTATTCCCATCACCGAGTCATCAGCAGCGGGGCCATCAAGGCAAGGCACAAACATCAGCACCGCCTCCACCTTAGGCATCCCGCCTCCACCTCCTGCTCCAGcgcctcctcctcctactcAATCAAATGCCATGCAGCAGACGGAACCAGACATCCAGCCTCCACCATCTGAGCCGGCTCCCGGCCCTCCATCACCAACCGAGTCTTACCCTCCCAGAGACTACCCCGGGGCTGGTAGACCCAGCTCCGTAGTCTCCAACGGTGTATCCAATGGCCACGTCGGCAACTTGGGAAACGAAGAAAGGCAAGCTGTGGAACAACTCATCAATGCTGTTAGAGCTTATGATGATAGTCCTGGGGTTGGTATGTATGGATCTGTTCCTCCTCGAAACCTACGAAGTGGGTCCAGTTTGTCAGTGATTTCCAACCCTGGCCGTGTCACTGATGGAAGGTCAAGTCCTAGGTACAGCGGTAACCTAAGATCGGTTCAATTTGATCCGCATAGACCATAg